In Candidatus Goldiibacteriota bacterium, the DNA window GTTCTGCGGCAAAAACTGCCAGCCCGACGGTGCTGTTGAAGTGTATACGCCGCTTATGTCATCAAAGGGCTGATACGCGATAAGTTTTGACCCGTTAATATTATATTCCAAAGTATATGTGACAATATCGCCGGGATATGCAAGCGTCTGGCTTTGTGTCTTTTCAAGGTCTATAGCGGCCTGCCCTGTAATAATGGATGCATCATCGCTTTTTGTTATGCCATTCATTACGCCGTTTACTGTATTTGTATAAGTCCTTGGAGAGCCAACAGGAACAGTTGTTGTAAGCCTGTAAAGCATCCATACCGTTCCGTCTGCCACACCCTTAACCCCGGTTCTGTCAGGAAGCTGCCATGAAAAAGTACCGCTTGTAGCTCCCGGTGCGGGGCCGCTGACTATTCCGCCGGTAATTGCAGTTGGTCCAAAAGAAACAAGTTCAAGGTCTCCGCCCCACGCGGATGGGATTGTATCTGTAATCGTAAGCCTTCCGTTTGAATATGAATAATCCACAGAGAACAATACAAGATCATTTTGTTCCTGAATTACCCCTTCCACCCGTTTTCTGATATTAAATTCAGCCGGCAAAAGAGGCATTGCCCAGGTTAAAGATTTTCCCGCGCATGTTGGTTCCTGCAGGTTATGCCAGTCATTCTCCTGCATATTATTATCCTTAAAACCAACGTGCATGTATAAATTATCCACAACACAACCCGGAAAATTATCAGCTGATGGTACGTGAACAACCCAGTCTTTTACATACAACTGTCCGTTTGGGCTTGCGCTGTTACAGTCATTACAGACAGGCGCGGCATTGGTAGTTGTACTGGCAGGATATCCTATTTCACCGCCCTGTGTCGCGGCAGGCCTTGATGTATGAACATCAAATCCGGCTTTGGAAATTACAAAAACCTGCCCAACTCCCGATAACGCGGCATTAACACGCGTAGGCTGAGTGCTAATGGCAAGATCAACCATCCCCGGAGTATAATTTTGCGCGCAATATTCAATATGAACGGTTACAGCATCGCCAAAAGAAGGGTTTGGAGGTGTCATAGTAAAACTGTTAATTCTTGGCTGGGCAAAAACAAAAGAAGACATTAAAAAAGCCGCACATACAAAAAGCACCACTTTTTTACCCATCTTTTCACCTCCGATATATCTATTAAAACGTTTTATCATTTTTTTTCATCTATTTTAACGTCAAAACTAACCCGCTTATCTTTATCCGGAACAGTGTTTCACTCTTAAGGTAAGTTTAACCGGTTAAGTAACGAAAAGTCAAATTTTTTTCCCTATTATTTTCGTAATTTGGTTAACCGTTTAACTAAATGTAGATAAACAAGTAATACTTATGGGGTTTTTTGAAGGGTTTTTATTAACAAAGCCATATCGTCGGGCAAAGGCGCTCCGAATTTAACTTTTATATTTTTGATATTTTCAAACTGAATCTGCGCGGCATGAAGCGTAAGCCTGGATATCAATTCCCTATCATCATCCGTGTTTAAAATTTCTCCGGCTGTTATGCTTTGTTTATGTTTGTCCGTATAAAGGGTATCCAGCGCCAAAGGATTTCCTATCGCCCGAAAATGCGACCTTATCTGGTGCATTCTGCCTGTTAAAAGTTTTACTTCGGCTAATGAATAACCTTTATACTTCTGCAGAATTTTGTACGAAGTTACGGCTTTCTTTCCAATTTTATAATTTACCGCCATTATGTTTTTATAATTTTTTAACGGCGCCAACGGCAGGTCAATTATTCCGCTTTCTTTTTCCGGAATCCCCTTTATTACAGCAAGGTATGTTTTGCGCGCTTCGCCTTTTTCAAATTTAATGCTTAAATCCCTGTGTGCTTCGGCATTCCTGGCAAAAACAATGACACCGCTTGTGTCTTTATCCAGTCTGTGCACAATAAATATTTTTCCGTATTTTTCATTAAGCGCGTTATAAAGGTTAAACAGCTCCGGCTTGTATCTGTCCGGAATGGTCAAAACACCGGCGTGTTTTTCAACCACCGCGTAATTGTCATCTTCGTATATCACGCGAATATTTTCATCCACCGCATTCTCCCGATAAAAAAAGCGCAGACATAAAGCCCGCGCTTTTCATTAAATAAATATATTTTTAATTTACTTTTACAGCGACTTTCTTGCCCTGCTTTTCCGCTACCCTGCCGGCCTGCAGGCTGAAGCTGTCAAAACGCGCTTCTAAAAGCTGCGGATATGGATTACCATCCGCCTCAATTGTTAAAAACGGCATCCTTTCTTCATCGCCGAACGCTCCCTGGTCAAGCGCTTCACCGGCAAACTTATATGCTTCCTGCTTGCCTTTCATATCAAGGCTGTTTGCCACAACTGCTTCAGTGAACCTTACCGGCATACACGAGAAAGGCCCGATATTTACCACACCCGCGTATTTGTTAAATACGTCGCGCATTGTAACACCCATAATCATTCCCGGTTCTCCTTTAAGCGTCCTGGGAAGTATGTGTTCCGAGAACTTCACAATTTCATCAATATCAACCGCTTCAGCTTTGTAAAGGCCGGATTTTTCAAGAATCTTTTTCACTTTCATTTCCATATAACGCTGAGTGACATCAGTGATTTTATATTCAAGCCAGCCAAGCATTGTATAGTCCGGTATGTGAAGCTTGTTTTCTATCATATATGTAAGATAATACAGCCATTCGGAAATATGCGCGGTTCTGGCAATAAATCCTTTTTCCGCCAGGCGTTTTGCAATACCCTTATTTGAAAACGAATCCCTTCTTACAAATATTTCTCCCATCACCGAAACTTCAGGCGCTTCATGCAGCTTCATCTTAAGCGGTATCTGAGACAGTACTTTTGCCGACATTTTAAGCTGCTTATAAAAATCAATTCCCGAAGTGCCGTCAAGCGCCTTTTCTATTTTTTTATGTTCCTGATTCAGTATTTCCTCACCTGTTATCGGGTCTTTGGCAATTGTCCAGATGGAATTTCTTATATCATCCATCACATCACCGGTCAAAAGCGCGTACCATGCGTTTATCATAAGTTTGGGTCCGAATCCTGTATACCTTTCTTCATTGGCAAGCGATAAAAGCGCCACATCTTTCAGTTTTCTTTCCCTTATAAGCATATTCATAAACACGTGATACTGGCCAAGCCTGCAGTAGCCCGCGGCCCTTGGCTGAAAGACCACAAGTTTTTCATCTTTATTTTCCCTTGTATTCAGATACTTAAGCATGGACCCGATACACAGCACCATAGGAAGGCACTCTTTTCCCGTAGTCACGCTTCTTCCAAGCCTAAGCGTTTCCTTATCCGCAACACCCATTGCCTCTGTGTTTACCCCTTCTTTTCTGAAAATAGCCGCCACAAGAGGGGTTGTCAGGTCGCCCATGTTTGGCAGAATCATTTTAACCCGTTTGTCTGTAAGCTTGAATTTTTCTCCTTCAGAATCCACAAAAAACATACCCGTATTTTCCACAGATATGCGGGCGGGCACGTATGACGAATGCACCACTTCCTGTTCTTTCTTTGTTATTTCAAGGTAGTTCTTAACAACATCAATAAACGCTTCCACCCTTGTGTCAATTCCCGCGTCTGCCGTGTGCCCGTCTATTTCAAGCGTCAGCGAAGGTTTCTGTTTCATTATACGCCTGAAATAAGTTACCAGCAGCGAATCAATGGCGCAAAGGAAATTTGTAATATACATTCCAAAAAGCTGGTTGTCTTTTTTTACTATCTGAGAACCTTTAATTACTTTCTGCCCAATTTCCCAGTGCATATAGCCGTCGTGCGGGTCTTCAATTATCTCGTGCTCTGTGGGAAGAATATCAAACGGTATTACCATGTAGCCGCGTGTGGTAAGTTTCTTGGGGATACCCTTATTTGTGTCAGCATTAAAGGCGTTATGAGGCGCGCCAAAAAGGACAACCGCGGTTTTTTCCGGGTGTTTGTGAAGTTCTTCAATAACTTCACGGCCAAGCTTTTTCTTTTCTTCCCTGTATGCCGCCTGCACTGACAGCGCTTTTTCATACGCTTCAGCCGACTTTTTGGCGGTAAAACCTATTCTTTTTCCTATTTCCACAAACTTGTCTTTTTCTTTTTCATAACCGTTTGCAAAATTCAGCGTTGTGGTTATCATCTTGTTTTCAATACCCTTGTCCCTGAATATCTGTTTCATCCAGAACGCTTCGCCCTGAGTAAAGATACAGGTGGCGGAGAATTCTTTTCTTGGCTCCCCGTTTTCCACATTCATTTCTTCCACGTGCGGCATAAAATAGAAATCAGGATTCTTGGAAATAAGATTTGAAAACATGGCAAGCGATACCTGCGCCGGATAACAGAAAGAAGTGGTCTGTTTATGCAGCGCGTCTTCATCCATCTCTTCGGATGTTATAATTTTGCACCCAAGCGTTGAAAAGAAATTGTAATAAAGCGGGAACAGCTGATGCACAATAAAACTTTTATTTATCCCAATGGACGGAGCTTTTTCATCTACAGGCAGCGCCGGGCAGTACTTTTCAAAGGCCAGCTTGTTTCTTGCGGTCACAAAATCCAGTTTGTCCGCGTCCACGTTTATCTTAAACCTCTGGTTGTAATACCTGTTGCACGCGCCGCCGAAAGGATAAACTTTGTCCTCTATGCGTATCATGTTAATTTTGCACTTTAAATCGCATTTTTCTTTTCCGCCCGCGCATACAAACGGCTTTTCGTTGACTACCTGGCGGCCGATTATCTTTACAAGGTCAAAATCCTCTTCTTTTAAAAGCCCCAACGCAAGGCGTTTTTTTATTTCAAGCGCGACACCGAAAGCGCCCATAAGGCCGGGGTCCGGCGGAACTATAATTGGTTTCTGCGTGATAGCCGCCATTGCAAGCGGAACAGCCTTGTTGTAACATACGCCGCCCTGCATAAATACTTTATTACCTACCGGCCTGTGCCCTTTTACCCTGTTCACGTAGTTAAAACAGATGGAATAAACAAGCCCTGCAAGAATGTCTTCCCTTGTAATACCTTCATGGCTTGCGTTTTTAATGTCGGAAGAAATAAAAGCCGCGCACTGGTCATTGAAATTTGGCGGCCTTTTCGCTTTAATTGCCACATCCGCTATTTCCCTGTAATCCACGCCCAGCGATTCATAAGCGGCCTCTTCAAGGAAAGAACCCGTTCCCGCGGAACAAGCTTCGTTCATGGCGTAATCTGACGCAACACCCGCGGTGATATGTGTATACTTTGCGTCCTGCCCGCCTATTTCAAATATGGTGTCAACTTCGGGGTCAAAATAAACCGCCGCCGCAGCGTGCGCTATGATTTCATTAATAATACCGTCGGTTAAGGAATACAATCCCGCTATCTGCCTTCCGGAACCTGTAACACCAATCCCGACGATTTTTGCTTTAATACCCTTCATCTGTTCCAGGATGCTTTCATAACATTTACGCGAAGCTTCTATGGGATTGCCGTTTGTCCTTAAATAAATGTCCGCAAGCACTTTGTCGTCATCCGCGCGTAAAAGCACCGCTTTTGTGGTGGTGGAACCCACATCAAGCCCAAGTATGCACCTGTCGCCTTCTTTTAATATGCCGCGTTCTGACTTATTAAATGTAACAAGTTTTTCCGCTTCTTTAAGCGGGATAAGAGTGGTGAAACTTGTAATACCTTCATTAAACATATCTTTTGAAACAGCTTTGCCCTTTTCAAAAGCGGCCATTGCCGCGCCAAGTGCTTCAACATAAGGGGCTTCTTTTGGAACTATAACATTTTCAAGGTGTTTTTTTACATATTTGATTACGGCAGAATTAAGGGCTGTTCCGCCTGTTATCATTATTTTTTCATGCGGCACTTTTACCACAAGTTCAACAATTTTTTCAGCAATCATATCGCACAGGCCTGCTGCCACATTGCCGACAGGGACGCCTTTGTTTAAAGCGTGCGTACAGTCGGACTTGCAGAACACGGAACATCTTCCGGATACCGCGTACGGTTCGCCGTTTAATGCTGTTTCTATGGCTGTTTCAAGGCTAAGGTCCATCCTTTTAATCTGCTGAAGAAAAAATTCGCCGGTGCCCGACGCGCATTTATTGCCAGTGGAAATACCGGTTATTCTTGAATTGGAATCAAGACGGTATACCATAAATGTTTCCCCGCCCGCAGATACCACAGCGTCAAACTTTTCACCTTTTGGATTAATTAACTGCAGCGCTTCTTCCACCGCTTCGGGTTCGGTAATTGACGGTAAATTAACGTATGTACGGAACCTTCTGCCTGTTACAAGCACAGGCGCGTCACCCGTATTAAGTTCTTTTACCACTTCCACAAAAACCTCTTTGGGGTTGCCGTCGTGTTCTTTTCTTATTACTTTAATAACCTCTGTTTTATCGCCATCTCTTCCAATTTCAACAGCGCTTATTGTTGAAGCGCCAAGACAAATACCGTAAGCTTTTTTCATCATGATTTTTTATCTCCTGATAAATGAATTATAAGATGATTATACGGCGTTTTTAAATAAAAATCAAATTGAATTTGATTTAATTTCAGAGTTATTTTTTAGGTTTAAACGGTTAAAAACCCGACTTTTTCCCCGTCATTTCGCTTATAATTACCTTTAAAACAACAACTTTATCAACCATCTCTTTTTCATACAGCGGATTGGTAAGCCCTGCCTGCTGCTTCATAAGCGCATTTAAGCCCGCTATCTTTTCCCATTCATCCTTAACAATAGAAACTGTTCCACTGCCGATTACGCATCTGTACTTATACCCAAAAGCGCAGGCCGTTTCTCCGGCTTTTAAGCTGTCATCAATTGTGACTTCAAAAGCCACTTTGGGGTTGATTTTAATAAGGTCAAGTTTTTTACCCGCAGGCGCGCAGTGAATATAAATGGCGCCTTTACTATAACCATAATTCAAAGGAAGCAAATACGGCTCCGGCCCGGAAAAGGCAATTCTTACAACCTTTCCCAGCGCCAGTATTTCTTCTATTTCCCGTTTGGCCTGTATCTGCTTGTCGTGCCTTCTCATGGTATTTCGTGTTATTTAAAACGCGTATGAAGCAAGCGCCGCAAAGGTCGGAATAATACCGGATAATGTCATTGACATATCACCCATCTGTATGTTTCCGGCGTTAAGCATTGAAACTCCAAGCGACAGATCAATTCCAATGCCATTATCAAAAATCCACCTGTATCCGCCATGGCCGCCAAAAGTGGTCATGGTATAACTTGCGTTAACCGTTTCTGTTGTCTCTGACATATCATAATAATCAACGGTAGTAATATCATATTTAAGAGAATATGAATAGTAATAGAACTCAGGCCCTAAATACCACGCGTTTAAAGCGCGCTGCTGCGGATACCAGTTAACAAATCCGCCGACCACAAAACCGGAACCGGAAACTGAAGAACTGCCGGAAGGCACGCTTACAGAACCGCCAGTCCACGCGTAACCGCCTTCCAACCCTACTCCAAGATTATTCAATATCTGCCTTTCATACCTTAAACCAAAAACCCCGCTGAAAATAAACACGGTATTTAAACCCACAACATTCTGTTTTGTAGACCAGCCCGCGTATTCGGAGTCCACTCCCGCTTCTTCAAGAAGGTCGTCGCCTGATTCCTGCACCTTTTTTTCAAGCATTGTGATGTACTGTTTAAGCTTTGGGCTTTCTTTTTCAGAATATGCGGCCCTGAAATATTTCAGCGCCGCCGCGAAATTCTTTGACTTATACGCCTTAACCCCAGCCGTCACATTTTCCTTATATCCCGCAAAAAGCATTGTGAACGAAAACAGAACAGCAATAAGACAGATTACGAATCTTTTCATATATTCCCTCCCGTATTTTTAGTCAAAGTTATTATTTAATATAACCTTTTCTGTAATGATATTCAACAGTAAATTTGGGGTTTTGGTTGCTTTTTCGCCCTGGTAGCCGCGTCCTTTTAGGGCGCGTTGTTTTATGTTTTGAATTGGTTCGCCTTGGTAGACGCGGGTCTTCAGCCCGCGGCAGTTTGTTTTAAGCATTGTTTTGTTTTTTATCGTAGAGGCGTAATACATTACGCCTCGTCTTGTATTTGTTCTCGCCTTGGTAGCCGCGTCCCTTTTCCAGCCACCGGAGCATTAACGCATCAAATGCTTAGGCGGTATTATAAACCCTACCAGATAAACAGTTTTTCTATAACCCAGTAAACACCCACAAAAATCCATCCCAAAGGCCCGGGAATTCTTTTTATTTTCAAAGATACAGAAACCGATGACATTTCCACGCGTGACTGAACACTTTTCAACTCCGACTCCAGCGAATCTATTTCCGCCTGAAGCCTGGAAAGTTCTTTTTCCATTGATATTATTTCGGACATTTCCCTTGATGCGTCAGTAAGCTTTCTTAGCCTGTCACGCAGGATTTTTTTATTGTTAATAACCGCCTGCAGGTCGCTTAATCGGGACGTAACATCTTCACTGGTCTGGTTCCTTTTCTCTTCTTTCCCAAGCTTACCTATCTGATCCATAACCTCATCCAGCTTGGCAGGCGGCACTTTTGCGTTCATATAATAATCGGATTTTTCCTGCGAATCATACATAACATATCCGCCGGAAGAACTAACAATCTCCTTTGCCCTTTTTGCCATATCTTCAATAGAACCAACAAACACTGATATCGATGCAGTTTTTATTACTGATCTGTCCTGCATCACGCCGGATGCTTCAGAACTTCTTACAGCCGAGTAATCCATTTTTTGCGCAGTGGAACATGAAATAAAGAATAGAATTACAATTAATCCTGCAATCATCATCACTTTCTTCATAAACCCTCCGATATTATTAGTTTTAATCGTATGTCTTACAGCCCGTCTAAAATCCGACCTTAAACAGAACAGCCACAAATCAGGCCTTGACACTTATATCTGCAAAACCGCTAAAAATTACCTTGCACCTTCAAAACGACAATAAAAGAAATAATAACAAATAGAACAACGCTTATCATCATGGTGTATATAAAAAAATTTCTTTTTTTAATTTTTGCTGCAAACTCAGGGTATCCTGCAGTGTTAAACTTAATAAGT includes these proteins:
- a CDS encoding activase; the encoded protein is MMKKAYGICLGASTISAVEIGRDGDKTEVIKVIRKEHDGNPKEVFVEVVKELNTGDAPVLVTGRRFRTYVNLPSITEPEAVEEALQLINPKGEKFDAVVSAGGETFMVYRLDSNSRITGISTGNKCASGTGEFFLQQIKRMDLSLETAIETALNGEPYAVSGRCSVFCKSDCTHALNKGVPVGNVAAGLCDMIAEKIVELVVKVPHEKIMITGGTALNSAVIKYVKKHLENVIVPKEAPYVEALGAAMAAFEKGKAVSKDMFNEGITSFTTLIPLKEAEKLVTFNKSERGILKEGDRCILGLDVGSTTTKAVLLRADDDKVLADIYLRTNGNPIEASRKCYESILEQMKGIKAKIVGIGVTGSGRQIAGLYSLTDGIINEIIAHAAAAVYFDPEVDTIFEIGGQDAKYTHITAGVASDYAMNEACSAGTGSFLEEAAYESLGVDYREIADVAIKAKRPPNFNDQCAAFISSDIKNASHEGITREDILAGLVYSICFNYVNRVKGHRPVGNKVFMQGGVCYNKAVPLAMAAITQKPIIVPPDPGLMGAFGVALEIKKRLALGLLKEEDFDLVKIIGRQVVNEKPFVCAGGKEKCDLKCKINMIRIEDKVYPFGGACNRYYNQRFKINVDADKLDFVTARNKLAFEKYCPALPVDEKAPSIGINKSFIVHQLFPLYYNFFSTLGCKIITSEEMDEDALHKQTTSFCYPAQVSLAMFSNLISKNPDFYFMPHVEEMNVENGEPRKEFSATCIFTQGEAFWMKQIFRDKGIENKMITTTLNFANGYEKEKDKFVEIGKRIGFTAKKSAEAYEKALSVQAAYREEKKKLGREVIEELHKHPEKTAVVLFGAPHNAFNADTNKGIPKKLTTRGYMVIPFDILPTEHEIIEDPHDGYMHWEIGQKVIKGSQIVKKDNQLFGMYITNFLCAIDSLLVTYFRRIMKQKPSLTLEIDGHTADAGIDTRVEAFIDVVKNYLEITKKEQEVVHSSYVPARISVENTGMFFVDSEGEKFKLTDKRVKMILPNMGDLTTPLVAAIFRKEGVNTEAMGVADKETLRLGRSVTTGKECLPMVLCIGSMLKYLNTRENKDEKLVVFQPRAAGYCRLGQYHVFMNMLIRERKLKDVALLSLANEERYTGFGPKLMINAWYALLTGDVMDDIRNSIWTIAKDPITGEEILNQEHKKIEKALDGTSGIDFYKQLKMSAKVLSQIPLKMKLHEAPEVSVMGEIFVRRDSFSNKGIAKRLAEKGFIARTAHISEWLYYLTYMIENKLHIPDYTMLGWLEYKITDVTQRYMEMKVKKILEKSGLYKAEAVDIDEIVKFSEHILPRTLKGEPGMIMGVTMRDVFNKYAGVVNIGPFSCMPVRFTEAVVANSLDMKGKQEAYKFAGEALDQGAFGDEERMPFLTIEADGNPYPQLLEARFDSFSLQAGRVAEKQGKKVAVKVN
- a CDS encoding RluA family pseudouridine synthase; its protein translation is MDENIRVIYEDDNYAVVEKHAGVLTIPDRYKPELFNLYNALNEKYGKIFIVHRLDKDTSGVIVFARNAEAHRDLSIKFEKGEARKTYLAVIKGIPEKESGIIDLPLAPLKNYKNIMAVNYKIGKKAVTSYKILQKYKGYSLAEVKLLTGRMHQIRSHFRAIGNPLALDTLYTDKHKQSITAGEILNTDDDRELISRLTLHAAQIQFENIKNIKVKFGAPLPDDMALLIKTLQKTP
- a CDS encoding pyridoxamine 5'-phosphate oxidase family protein gives rise to the protein MRRHDKQIQAKREIEEILALGKVVRIAFSGPEPYLLPLNYGYSKGAIYIHCAPAGKKLDLIKINPKVAFEVTIDDSLKAGETACAFGYKYRCVIGSGTVSIVKDEWEKIAGLNALMKQQAGLTNPLYEKEMVDKVVVLKVIISEMTGKKSGF
- a CDS encoding DUF4349 domain-containing protein encodes the protein MKKVMMIAGLIVILFFISCSTAQKMDYSAVRSSEASGVMQDRSVIKTASISVFVGSIEDMAKRAKEIVSSSGGYVMYDSQEKSDYYMNAKVPPAKLDEVMDQIGKLGKEEKRNQTSEDVTSRLSDLQAVINNKKILRDRLRKLTDASREMSEIISMEKELSRLQAEIDSLESELKSVQSRVEMSSVSVSLKIKRIPGPLGWIFVGVYWVIEKLFIW